A DNA window from Legionella sp. MW5194 contains the following coding sequences:
- a CDS encoding type II secretion system protein N, whose translation MKASEFSFLSLKNHEKAIAMAMVTLFALLTLLEIYGLFKPLDAHPLRTNPAPVIAEQSIAAHSPVFTAPLFGDYVPVNMADETIKQSMIDVDIVGIMYSTQPDDSQVLLRAGGGEEKSYRVGDTLPGGAVIKRIGKDGIVVLHNGTLESLSLPKNELRFEEPAKPLLEE comes from the coding sequence ATGAAAGCCAGCGAATTCTCGTTTCTATCATTGAAAAACCATGAAAAGGCCATCGCCATGGCGATGGTGACTCTCTTCGCCCTGTTGACTCTGCTTGAGATTTATGGACTCTTCAAACCGCTGGATGCCCACCCCCTGCGTACCAATCCGGCGCCGGTGATTGCAGAACAATCCATTGCTGCCCATTCCCCGGTGTTTACGGCGCCCCTGTTCGGTGATTATGTACCCGTGAACATGGCGGATGAAACCATCAAGCAATCCATGATCGATGTGGACATTGTCGGAATTATGTATTCCACACAACCGGATGATTCGCAGGTGCTGCTTCGGGCCGGGGGCGGTGAGGAAAAGTCTTACCGGGTGGGCGATACCTTGCCTGGCGGCGCCGTGATTAAACGCATTGGCAAAGATGGCATAGTCGTTTTGCATAATGGTACACTTGAGAGTTTAAGTTTGCCTAAGAATGAATTGCGCTTCGAAGAACCGGCGAAGCCTTTACTAGAGGAATAA
- a CDS encoding MFS transporter, protein MVSNQFYLFRNRSFSLFTASCMMAMFGNGLTYIIMVWTLMHFSASVVSTALLMTCFWLPNVLLGPFFGVIADRYNRKFLLLLANGLRAACLFGFGFLAQNHMTAFSIYVLAAVIGSLLAVYIPVAMTFVREIVDKKDLLYGNATVDIAYEIGAVLGMGGAGLILAMTSSSACFIINGICYLLAMLLLFGIQYRRNQDEHDNRDSLFTQFVEGGRYVLANTPLLLIYLVQGLFFVCMMTAPVLLAPYAKGILHSNVTQFGWLEALFSLGIIVGGCISPWLATRFSIPRIILVQVVLGTVSFYLFSHTQNTHWAIFYHFLIGYSFSAWALLTTLAQEMTALEFQGRVQSLFNSVSGVVIILFYYLLAQWKNIPVNQLYFGEMGLLLAAGGFLLLMTLSQRRRDSR, encoded by the coding sequence ATGGTAAGCAATCAGTTCTATTTATTTCGTAATCGTTCATTCAGCCTGTTTACCGCCAGCTGCATGATGGCCATGTTTGGCAACGGTTTGACTTACATCATCATGGTATGGACTCTGATGCATTTCAGTGCTTCGGTGGTTTCTACGGCGTTGTTAATGACCTGCTTCTGGTTACCCAATGTGTTGCTGGGCCCTTTTTTTGGCGTGATTGCCGATCGCTACAATCGTAAATTTCTGCTGTTGCTGGCGAATGGCCTGCGGGCGGCCTGCCTGTTTGGCTTTGGCTTTCTGGCGCAAAATCACATGACGGCTTTTTCCATTTATGTGTTAGCCGCAGTGATCGGTTCCCTGCTCGCGGTGTATATTCCAGTCGCCATGACCTTTGTCAGGGAAATTGTCGATAAAAAAGATTTGCTTTATGGCAATGCGACGGTGGATATTGCCTATGAGATCGGGGCGGTTTTGGGTATGGGCGGTGCCGGCCTGATTCTGGCGATGACGTCTTCTTCGGCTTGTTTCATAATTAATGGCATCTGTTATCTGCTGGCCATGTTGCTCCTGTTTGGCATTCAATACCGCCGCAATCAGGATGAACATGACAACAGGGATTCGTTATTCACCCAGTTTGTTGAAGGCGGACGCTATGTGCTGGCTAACACCCCCTTGCTGCTCATTTATTTAGTTCAAGGCTTGTTCTTTGTTTGCATGATGACGGCGCCCGTGTTGCTTGCGCCCTATGCGAAAGGCATTCTGCACAGCAATGTTACTCAGTTTGGCTGGCTTGAAGCCCTGTTTTCATTGGGGATTATCGTAGGGGGGTGCATCAGTCCCTGGCTGGCCACGCGGTTTTCCATTCCCAGGATTATTCTGGTTCAGGTTGTCCTTGGTACAGTCTCGTTTTATCTGTTTAGCCATACCCAGAACACCCATTGGGCGATTTTTTATCATTTCCTGATTGGGTATTCCTTTTCAGCCTGGGCTTTATTGACCACGTTGGCACAGGAAATGACGGCTCTGGAATTTCAGGGTCGGGTGCAGTCTCTGTTTAACAGTGTTTCAGGGGTGGTGATTATTCTGTTTTATTACCTGCTGGCGCAATGGAAAAATATTCCGGTGAACCAATTGTATTTTGGCGAAATGGGTCTGTTGCTGGCGGCGGGCGGTTTTCTGCTGTTAATGACGCTAAGCCAGCGCCGCCGCGACAGCCGATAA
- a CDS encoding calcium/sodium antiporter, with translation MLIISFAALLWSANHVVTGASGIAYNYRLPPLLIGFTLVAIGTSAPEIMIAVNATLEGLPDIAIGNAIGTNIANIGLVLGLTALIKPLTLQSSLLSREYPLLFLVMLFTYSLMLDGYLGIVDSCLFLVACVAMLSYLLLTSRQSLVAARVNKEFQQAWFRKRSISLHALSFVLGLIILPLSARYLIEASAGLAHGLGVSELIIGLTVVAFGSSLPELVTSIIAALRGADDIAVGNILGSNLFNLLTVMIFPGMIHPAVISHAVLWRDVPVMFGATLILLWGSYRNKRKLARWHGVLLIMVYFSYIISLLISASQ, from the coding sequence ATGCTGATAATCAGTTTTGCCGCGCTCCTGTGGTCAGCCAACCATGTGGTGACGGGCGCCTCTGGCATTGCCTACAATTATCGCCTGCCGCCCTTACTGATAGGCTTTACTCTGGTTGCCATTGGTACCTCAGCGCCAGAAATCATGATTGCCGTGAACGCCACCCTGGAGGGTCTGCCGGATATCGCCATTGGCAATGCCATCGGCACCAACATTGCCAACATTGGCCTGGTGTTGGGTCTCACCGCCTTAATCAAACCGCTGACGCTGCAATCTTCCCTGCTCAGCCGGGAATACCCCCTGCTTTTTTTAGTGATGTTGTTTACCTATTCCCTCATGCTCGACGGTTACCTTGGCATCGTCGACAGTTGCCTTTTTTTAGTGGCCTGTGTGGCGATGTTAAGTTATCTGCTGCTGACCTCCCGCCAGTCATTGGTGGCCGCCAGAGTCAACAAGGAATTTCAACAGGCCTGGTTTCGTAAACGCTCCATCAGCCTCCATGCCTTAAGCTTTGTGTTAGGCCTGATTATCCTGCCCTTGAGCGCCCGCTACCTGATTGAAGCCAGTGCCGGCCTGGCGCACGGTTTGGGCGTGAGTGAATTAATCATCGGACTCACTGTCGTGGCTTTCGGTTCAAGTCTGCCCGAACTGGTGACGTCCATCATTGCCGCGCTGCGGGGTGCGGATGACATTGCGGTGGGCAATATTCTCGGCTCAAACCTGTTTAACCTGTTGACCGTAATGATTTTCCCGGGAATGATTCATCCCGCGGTCATCAGCCACGCGGTCTTGTGGCGGGATGTTCCCGTGATGTTTGGCGCCACCCTGATCCTGTTATGGGGCAGTTACCGCAACAAACGAAAATTAGCGCGCTGGCATGGGGTTTTACTGATCATGGTGTATTTCAGTTACATCATCTCGCTTCTGATTAGCGCCAGCCAGTAG
- the mutY gene encoding A/G-specific adenine glycosylase, with protein sequence MQNPLIKQFSLPLLAWYDEYGRKDLPWQHPRSAYRVWVSEIMLQQTQVQTVLPYFDRFMHHFPTVHALAEASEEQVMAHWSGLGYYSRARHLHRTAQLIASECGGEFPQDVTALAELPGIGPSTAAAIASQAFNRPTAILDGNVKRVLSRYFMVDGWPEKAEVKNKLWQLAQDCMPLQRCADYTQAIMDLGATCCTSKNPGCARCPVQTSCLAFKHGKVSDYPFKKQKKPLPVRHRQFLLLCRDNQEIYLEKNPPKGLWSSLWCVPSLDTESPVEPFIEAHYGFNTLKIEKLTFIKHTFSHFHLHMTVNLVHTGLSVKHPFKQPQGQWVHAVAATELALAKPMRDIIERYLEYLAA encoded by the coding sequence ATGCAAAACCCATTGATTAAGCAATTCAGCCTGCCGCTTCTAGCCTGGTATGATGAGTATGGCCGCAAGGATTTGCCCTGGCAGCATCCGCGCAGCGCCTACCGTGTCTGGGTTTCGGAAATCATGCTGCAGCAAACGCAGGTGCAAACCGTTCTCCCCTATTTTGACCGTTTTATGCACCATTTTCCGACGGTGCACGCTTTGGCCGAGGCAAGCGAAGAGCAGGTCATGGCCCATTGGTCCGGCCTGGGGTATTATAGCCGGGCCCGCCATCTGCACCGCACAGCCCAGCTCATTGCCAGCGAGTGTGGCGGTGAATTCCCACAGGATGTCACCGCCCTTGCAGAACTTCCTGGTATTGGTCCATCCACAGCCGCAGCCATTGCCTCCCAGGCCTTTAATCGCCCCACGGCAATCCTTGATGGCAATGTCAAACGGGTTTTAAGCCGTTACTTTATGGTCGATGGCTGGCCTGAAAAGGCTGAGGTGAAAAACAAACTCTGGCAATTGGCCCAGGACTGCATGCCTTTGCAGCGGTGTGCCGATTACACTCAGGCCATCATGGATTTGGGCGCGACCTGCTGCACCAGTAAAAACCCGGGATGCGCCCGTTGCCCCGTGCAAACCAGCTGCCTTGCTTTCAAGCATGGAAAAGTCAGCGACTACCCTTTTAAAAAACAGAAAAAGCCACTCCCCGTCCGGCATCGGCAATTTTTATTGCTTTGCCGGGACAATCAGGAAATTTACCTTGAAAAAAACCCGCCGAAAGGGTTGTGGAGCAGCCTCTGGTGTGTACCCAGTCTCGACACAGAAAGCCCTGTCGAACCGTTTATCGAGGCTCACTATGGTTTTAACACGTTAAAGATTGAGAAATTAACGTTCATCAAACACACGTTTAGCCATTTTCATTTACACATGACGGTCAATCTGGTTCATACAGGTTTGTCCGTCAAGCACCCCTTTAAACAACCGCAAGGCCAATGGGTTCATGCTGTCGCGGCCACCGAGCTCGCTTTGGCCAAGCCCATGCGTGATATCATCGAACGCTACCTTGAATACCTGGCGGCATAG
- a CDS encoding methyltransferase, producing the protein MQQQEQPHVQLAAMSRWYVVSRAIHTVAKLGVANHMSSEPTHVNTLAEATGTQPELLNRMLRFLSAYQVFHHHDDAYSLTELSKPLRDDDPHSIRDVLCMVDDSWWQAFSALDQSLKTGEAGFRAQHGDDFFHFLSQHPEKQRNFDRGMAKLSTYDDNAIARAYDFSAFHTLTDMGGGLGGLARAIALKHPDVHVTLFDSPQVIAQLNAHDFPANLKRQGGDFLKTIPTADAYLFKGVLHDFNDDMMHQILSNCRRQMPAEAMLFIAEQVLPDNDLPHPNKTMDIVMMALLGGRQRTLGEWQKRIEPSGFHYVDHYKTDSIFSLMVFKPIQ; encoded by the coding sequence ATGCAACAACAGGAACAACCGCATGTGCAATTAGCCGCGATGTCCCGCTGGTATGTTGTTTCCCGCGCGATTCATACCGTGGCGAAACTGGGCGTTGCCAACCATATGTCGTCCGAGCCCACCCACGTCAACACCCTGGCCGAGGCGACTGGTACCCAGCCTGAGCTGCTTAATCGCATGCTGCGGTTTCTCTCAGCCTACCAAGTTTTCCATCATCACGATGATGCTTACTCGCTGACCGAACTGTCCAAACCGCTTCGCGACGATGATCCCCACTCCATCCGCGATGTCCTGTGCATGGTGGATGACAGCTGGTGGCAGGCCTTTTCAGCCCTTGACCAAAGCTTGAAAACCGGAGAAGCCGGTTTTCGTGCGCAGCATGGCGACGATTTCTTCCATTTTTTAAGCCAGCACCCGGAAAAACAGCGTAATTTCGATCGCGGCATGGCTAAACTGTCGACTTACGATGACAATGCCATTGCCAGGGCTTATGATTTTTCCGCTTTCCACACCTTGACCGACATGGGCGGCGGGTTAGGCGGTCTCGCCAGAGCCATCGCCTTAAAGCATCCCGACGTCCACGTCACTCTGTTTGACTCCCCGCAAGTTATCGCTCAACTCAATGCCCATGACTTCCCCGCTAACCTAAAACGGCAGGGAGGCGATTTCCTGAAAACCATCCCAACAGCAGACGCCTACCTCTTTAAGGGGGTATTGCACGATTTCAATGACGACATGATGCATCAGATTTTAAGCAATTGCCGCCGGCAAATGCCCGCAGAGGCCATGTTGTTTATTGCCGAACAGGTCCTGCCGGACAATGACCTGCCGCATCCTAACAAGACAATGGACATCGTGATGATGGCACTCTTGGGTGGCAGGCAGCGCACACTTGGCGAATGGCAGAAACGCATTGAGCCGTCGGGCTTTCATTACGTGGATCATTATAAAACCGACAGCATTTTTTCATTGATGGTGTTTAAACCCATTCAATGA
- a CDS encoding AsmA family protein has protein sequence MTTLKKRVLVLLIPLFLACVVMWGVVNSLKPDIIKAYVNAELQRLTHESGQIKGDVSWHVFPRPRIKITHVQIGDPHSASPFAVTIDNLLLNLKLTQLLRGNLVFSELNVDGFTVAIDQRAGRISPPAQAKPYPETEPLAQQFAIKNVMLSHGKLIVTRDQSQVIFSGLQIGAEQFNLQQQSFPFQLKSRVTVSKKEQPFLHAQFLFKGNTRLTTQWLSDVELKSLPLFGQLTLLDLGIQQLKVDRLQANTSYKEGVLDLNPLTLSLYRGESVGDLHYDPQQARLHLNQTATDLDSNRLIHDLFARKLLKGRLDFSLHTEIDLQDFKWPQSISGKGNVTVKDGTLMAMNVNQMIQETNARINSLFLNKSAADQSAKPEETWTNPAFFKGNTDFKIMASQYRIENGLLNSHLFVLQTNRLQLKGGGQINLFDYSLSGALVAKVIFNNENADKIQQLLGGAIPLLVKGTLIEPLILPDMKKINPLLTQTFLTETLTLPVKAVHNQLKAMLR, from the coding sequence ATGACCACCCTCAAAAAACGGGTCCTTGTTCTATTAATCCCCCTGTTTCTGGCCTGTGTCGTGATGTGGGGCGTAGTCAATTCGCTCAAACCAGACATCATCAAGGCCTATGTTAATGCGGAACTGCAACGGCTGACGCATGAATCCGGCCAAATCAAGGGTGACGTCAGCTGGCATGTTTTTCCGAGGCCACGAATCAAAATAACGCACGTGCAGATTGGCGACCCGCACAGTGCCTCTCCCTTTGCTGTAACCATCGACAACCTTCTGCTTAACCTTAAATTGACCCAGTTGTTACGGGGAAATCTCGTTTTTAGCGAACTGAACGTCGATGGCTTTACTGTCGCCATTGATCAGCGTGCGGGCCGTATCAGTCCCCCGGCGCAGGCAAAGCCTTACCCTGAGACGGAACCGCTGGCGCAGCAATTTGCCATAAAAAACGTCATGCTCAGCCACGGCAAATTAATCGTTACCCGCGACCAGAGTCAGGTGATCTTTTCCGGTTTGCAAATTGGCGCAGAACAATTCAACCTGCAGCAGCAGTCCTTCCCCTTCCAGTTAAAAAGCAGGGTCACTGTCAGTAAAAAGGAGCAGCCCTTTCTGCACGCGCAGTTCCTGTTTAAGGGGAACACCCGACTGACGACGCAGTGGCTTTCGGATGTGGAACTTAAATCCCTGCCCTTGTTTGGACAACTGACGTTGCTGGACCTGGGCATTCAGCAGTTGAAGGTCGATCGCCTGCAGGCGAATACGTCCTACAAGGAAGGAGTTCTGGATCTAAACCCTCTCACCTTAAGCCTTTATCGCGGTGAATCAGTAGGCGATTTGCACTATGATCCGCAACAGGCCAGGCTTCACTTAAACCAGACGGCTACCGATTTGGACAGCAACAGACTGATTCATGACCTTTTTGCCAGAAAACTGCTGAAAGGCCGTCTTGATTTTTCCCTGCACACGGAAATTGATCTGCAGGATTTCAAATGGCCTCAGTCCATTAGCGGTAAAGGCAATGTCACCGTCAAAGACGGCACATTAATGGCAATGAATGTCAACCAGATGATTCAGGAAACCAATGCCCGGATTAATTCTCTTTTTCTCAATAAATCCGCCGCGGACCAGTCGGCTAAACCCGAGGAGACGTGGACTAACCCGGCTTTCTTTAAGGGCAATACCGACTTTAAGATTATGGCCTCACAGTATCGGATTGAAAACGGGTTGTTAAACAGTCATTTATTCGTTCTGCAGACCAACCGCCTGCAATTGAAAGGCGGCGGCCAAATCAACCTGTTTGATTATTCCCTCTCGGGGGCTCTGGTGGCCAAGGTGATCTTTAACAATGAGAACGCGGATAAAATTCAGCAATTACTGGGCGGCGCCATTCCTCTGCTGGTGAAAGGAACCCTGATTGAACCCTTAATCCTGCCGGATATGAAAAAAATAAACCCGTTGTTGACGCAGACCTTTCTCACCGAAACCCTGACTCTGCCGGTTAAAGCCGTGCACAATCAATTAAAGGCTATGTTACGTTAA
- the pyrE gene encoding orotate phosphoribosyltransferase: protein MTYSKKEFIRMALACDVLKFGEFTLKSGRKSPYFFNAGLFYHGDSLRHLGHFYAKVIIDHHIDCQHLFGPAYKGLPLATTTAVALAERGVNTTITFNRKEAKDHGEGGQLIGAPLSGKTVMIDDVISAGTAFREAQNHIHTHGGHLTTVVIALNRCERGAGNTSAVAEIEAQGIQVFSIVTFFDLVEYLNEEGAKEEVKRMQAYREQYGY from the coding sequence ATGACTTACTCTAAAAAAGAGTTTATTCGCATGGCCTTGGCCTGCGATGTACTTAAATTCGGTGAATTCACCCTGAAATCCGGACGGAAAAGCCCTTATTTCTTCAATGCTGGCCTGTTCTATCACGGTGATTCGCTGCGCCACCTTGGCCATTTTTATGCGAAGGTGATTATTGATCATCACATTGATTGTCAACACCTGTTCGGTCCCGCCTACAAAGGCCTTCCCCTGGCAACAACCACCGCCGTCGCCCTGGCTGAGCGAGGGGTTAACACCACAATCACCTTTAACCGCAAGGAAGCCAAGGATCATGGCGAAGGTGGGCAATTAATTGGTGCGCCACTCTCAGGCAAAACCGTCATGATTGACGACGTGATCTCGGCAGGCACCGCCTTTCGCGAGGCGCAAAACCACATTCATACCCACGGCGGGCACTTAACCACCGTCGTCATTGCACTCAACCGTTGCGAACGTGGGGCAGGCAACACCTCGGCGGTGGCGGAAATTGAAGCCCAGGGCATTCAAGTGTTCTCCATCGTCACCTTTTTTGACCTGGTGGAATATTTGAACGAAGAGGGCGCAAAGGAAGAAGTGAAACGAATGCAGGCTTATCGCGAGCAATACGGTTATTGA
- a CDS encoding cold shock domain-containing protein, whose translation MSQRESGHVKWFNEKKGFGFIVNQQGDDIFVHYKDIQGSGFRTLHENDTVTFILDKGPKGYKAQDVVIVSE comes from the coding sequence ATGTCGCAAAGAGAAAGTGGCCATGTTAAATGGTTCAATGAAAAAAAAGGATTTGGATTTATTGTCAATCAGCAGGGTGATGACATATTTGTACATTACAAAGATATCCAAGGCTCTGGATTTAGAACTCTCCATGAAAACGATACCGTAACTTTTATTCTTGACAAAGGTCCCAAGGGATATAAAGCACAAGATGTTGTGATTGTCAGCGAATAA
- a CDS encoding SDR family oxidoreductase codes for MNANERVAVITGAASGIGLALTQACIRRGIHVVMADNAVSTLCDQVEQLSAATSTEVLGVVCDVSRSESLRHLVKQTFERFNRVDLLFNNAGISGHFAPVWELTSEHIRKVMDVNLFGVIHGLQAFLPVLFKQDHPSHVINMASFYGLCSGSQMAAYAMSKHAIVALSESLHFDLQRLEKPVSVSVVCPSFANTPLLSHSAPLHVDTLHTMLEELIARSRPAEDVAEHILREVEKGTFYILPDREVKEYCEQRTRAIIEQEPPHQHSLEKIISSLSRRAALSEEKTNH; via the coding sequence GTGAATGCGAATGAACGGGTTGCGGTGATTACTGGCGCTGCCAGCGGTATTGGTTTGGCATTAACTCAGGCCTGTATCAGGCGGGGCATCCATGTGGTCATGGCTGACAATGCTGTCAGTACGCTGTGTGATCAGGTGGAGCAACTCAGTGCGGCAACCTCTACCGAAGTGCTCGGTGTGGTGTGTGATGTGTCACGTTCGGAAAGTTTAAGGCACCTTGTTAAACAAACCTTCGAACGCTTTAACCGGGTGGATTTGCTGTTTAACAATGCCGGCATCAGCGGCCACTTCGCCCCGGTGTGGGAATTAACCAGCGAGCATATCCGTAAAGTCATGGATGTGAATCTATTCGGCGTCATTCACGGGCTTCAGGCTTTTTTACCTGTGCTGTTCAAGCAGGACCATCCTTCTCATGTCATTAATATGGCCAGTTTCTATGGCTTATGCAGCGGCTCGCAAATGGCGGCCTATGCCATGTCCAAACATGCCATTGTGGCCTTGTCTGAATCCCTGCACTTTGATTTGCAGCGGTTAGAGAAGCCAGTGTCTGTGTCAGTAGTCTGCCCTTCCTTTGCCAATACGCCGCTGTTATCCCATTCCGCACCGCTTCATGTCGACACGCTGCATACCATGCTTGAAGAATTAATTGCCCGCAGCCGTCCTGCTGAAGACGTGGCGGAGCATATTCTCAGGGAGGTCGAAAAAGGTACTTTTTACATCTTGCCTGATCGGGAAGTAAAGGAGTATTGTGAACAACGGACCCGAGCGATCATCGAACAGGAGCCGCCTCATCAGCATAGTCTGGAAAAGATTATTTCCTCATTAAGCCGCCGCGCCGCGTTGAGCGAAGAGAAAACCAATCATTAA
- a CDS encoding SEL1-like repeat protein: MRACFRAVMTLLLSLSLAACVNYTNLYRGIASFKAEDYRAAFIRLKPEALKGQPDAQYAIGYMYYYGQGVVEDRKKAWVWINRAARAGQPDAIQALAILTQPPAPPRKSRNFAAASRRLG, from the coding sequence ATGCGGGCATGTTTTCGTGCGGTCATGACCCTGTTGTTAAGCTTGTCTTTAGCCGCCTGTGTCAATTACACCAATTTATATCGTGGCATCGCCAGTTTTAAGGCAGAGGATTACCGCGCCGCCTTTATCCGTTTAAAACCCGAAGCTTTAAAAGGCCAACCCGATGCCCAATATGCCATTGGCTACATGTACTATTACGGACAGGGTGTGGTTGAAGATCGTAAAAAAGCCTGGGTGTGGATTAACCGCGCCGCGCGGGCGGGTCAACCCGATGCTATCCAGGCTCTGGCCATTTTGACCCAACCGCCGGCGCCGCCTAGAAAATCACGTAATTTTGCGGCAGCCAGCCGTCGCCTGGGTTAA
- a CDS encoding S1C family serine protease, with protein sequence MINKFFRSAVFSLSLLCLPLLHATSLDDLLPNERNTIEVFQRFSPKVVYVHRLANVIKPTANHAYQKAHVPAGAGSGFIWDEKGHIVTNYHVVHGADQLSVTIDNRTVPVKVVGSEPRKDIAVLQITSPQVLEKLKGFKPFELSRTGDLLVGQKVIAIGNPFGLDHSLTIGVISALGRQVPGAGGVTIRDMIQTDASINPGNSGGPLLDSKGRLIGMNTAIYSNSGSSAGVGFAVPADDIQRIVPQLIKNGRVVLAGIGIQRVEPSIATRLGIVKGILIADVLPNTPAAKAGLRGTHRDNWGRIQLGDIIVALNGHPVKNYDALYNLLTDIQVGDAVNLTINRQGKQITQKIKTIDIAAY encoded by the coding sequence ATGATCAATAAATTTTTTCGCAGTGCTGTTTTTTCGTTGTCGTTACTTTGCTTGCCATTGCTTCACGCAACCAGTCTGGATGACCTGCTGCCAAATGAGCGAAACACCATCGAGGTGTTCCAACGCTTTTCGCCCAAGGTCGTTTATGTGCATCGCTTAGCCAATGTCATTAAACCGACGGCGAATCATGCCTACCAGAAAGCACACGTTCCTGCGGGCGCAGGTTCCGGCTTTATCTGGGATGAGAAGGGGCATATTGTCACCAATTACCACGTTGTCCATGGCGCGGATCAATTGAGCGTTACCATTGATAACCGTACGGTACCGGTCAAAGTCGTTGGTTCTGAGCCCCGTAAGGACATTGCCGTATTGCAAATTACCTCCCCTCAGGTGCTTGAAAAATTAAAGGGATTTAAACCGTTTGAATTAAGCCGTACCGGCGATCTTCTCGTCGGCCAAAAGGTTATTGCTATCGGAAATCCCTTTGGACTGGATCACAGTCTGACGATTGGGGTGATTTCGGCCCTGGGCCGCCAGGTGCCCGGAGCGGGTGGGGTGACGATTCGCGACATGATTCAAACCGATGCGTCAATCAATCCGGGTAATTCCGGCGGCCCGTTGCTCGATTCAAAAGGGCGATTGATTGGCATGAATACCGCGATTTACTCCAATTCCGGCTCATCAGCGGGTGTGGGCTTTGCCGTGCCGGCTGATGACATTCAGCGAATTGTACCTCAGCTGATTAAAAACGGCCGTGTGGTATTGGCCGGTATTGGCATTCAGCGTGTGGAGCCCAGTATCGCTACCCGCCTTGGCATTGTTAAAGGCATCCTGATTGCCGATGTACTGCCCAATACGCCGGCGGCAAAGGCAGGCTTGCGTGGGACGCATCGCGACAATTGGGGACGCATTCAACTCGGCGATATCATTGTTGCGCTAAACGGCCATCCTGTAAAAAATTACGATGCACTTTATAATCTGCTGACGGATATTCAAGTGGGTGATGCCGTGAATCTGACGATCAACCGCCAGGGCAAACAAATCACTCAGAAAATCAAAACCATAGATATTGCAGCCTATTAA